The following coding sequences are from one Oryzisolibacter sp. LB2S window:
- a CDS encoding TetR/AcrR family transcriptional regulator, with amino-acid sequence MGTSPAASKAKAARPAAKRVARTGRQESPWASAAAREQQREAKRNAVLSTAAQMFNERGFHATSLDDIAARLHVSKPTLYYYVKNKDDILLQCVNQGLRMTLDGIEASRAAGGNAVDQLRACMQVYADIVMQPFGMCLIRVGDEEVPEPSRTELRRMKSEIDQAFRRLVAQGVQEGSLAPCDPKITAFVIAGALSWIGRWYQPGGAYTPEQLAEQCIGTLLSGVVNR; translated from the coding sequence ATGGGCACATCACCCGCAGCTTCCAAGGCCAAGGCGGCCAGGCCCGCCGCCAAGCGCGTGGCGCGCACGGGCCGGCAGGAATCCCCCTGGGCGAGCGCCGCCGCGCGCGAGCAACAGCGCGAGGCCAAGCGCAACGCCGTGCTGTCCACGGCCGCGCAGATGTTCAACGAGCGCGGCTTTCACGCCACCTCGCTCGACGACATCGCCGCGCGCCTGCATGTCAGCAAGCCCACGCTGTACTACTACGTGAAGAACAAGGACGACATCCTGCTGCAATGCGTGAACCAGGGCCTGAGGATGACGCTCGACGGCATCGAGGCCTCGCGCGCGGCCGGCGGCAACGCCGTGGACCAGCTGCGCGCCTGCATGCAGGTTTATGCCGACATCGTCATGCAGCCCTTTGGCATGTGCCTGATCCGCGTGGGCGACGAGGAGGTGCCCGAGCCCAGCCGCACCGAGCTGCGCCGCATGAAGAGCGAGATCGACCAGGCCTTCCGGCGCCTCGTCGCGCAGGGCGTGCAGGAGGGCTCGCTTGCGCCCTGCGACCCCAAGATCACAGCCTTTGTGATCGCCGGCGCCCTGAGCTGGATAGGGCGCTGGTACCAGCCCGGGGGCGCGTACACACCCGAGCAGCTGGCCGAGCAGTGCATTGGCACGCTGCTGTCGGGGGTGGTGAACCGGTAG
- a CDS encoding branched-chain amino acid ABC transporter permease, protein MDWAYLFEISLTGIASGGLYALAALAFVMVYKATRVVNIAIGEMLMAGGYLFFTFAAMWALPLWLAIPAAVLACGLLGAVIERTVIRPLLGEPEISVFMVTVGLSSVLIGLVEMIWTADQRRLPEFMPGDPIMVGDAFLAPKVFWGAVVAAVFIAAVLLVFRYWRGGVALRATASDQAAAYSVGINVPRVFSLAWVASSMLAAISGIIVGSIGGISSSMGVFGLSVLVVVIVGGLDSVLGALVGGVLIGLVEALAGAYLGGEYKLLATFVVLVAILMLRPYGLYGTREIERL, encoded by the coding sequence ATGGACTGGGCCTATCTATTCGAGATCAGCCTCACCGGCATTGCCAGCGGCGGGCTGTACGCGCTCGCGGCGCTGGCCTTCGTCATGGTCTACAAGGCCACGCGCGTGGTCAACATCGCCATCGGCGAGATGCTCATGGCCGGCGGCTACCTGTTCTTCACCTTTGCCGCCATGTGGGCGCTGCCGCTGTGGCTGGCCATCCCCGCGGCCGTGCTCGCCTGTGGCCTCCTGGGCGCGGTGATAGAGCGCACCGTGATCCGCCCGCTGCTCGGCGAGCCGGAGATCTCCGTCTTCATGGTGACCGTGGGTCTGTCCTCGGTGCTCATAGGCCTCGTGGAGATGATCTGGACGGCCGACCAGCGCCGCCTGCCCGAGTTCATGCCCGGCGACCCCATCATGGTGGGCGACGCCTTCCTCGCGCCCAAGGTGTTCTGGGGCGCGGTCGTGGCGGCCGTGTTCATCGCCGCCGTGCTGCTGGTGTTCCGCTACTGGCGCGGCGGCGTGGCGCTGCGCGCCACGGCCAGTGACCAGGCGGCCGCGTACTCGGTGGGCATCAACGTGCCGCGCGTGTTCTCGCTGGCCTGGGTGGCCTCCAGCATGCTCGCGGCCATCTCGGGAATCATCGTCGGCTCCATCGGCGGGATCTCCAGCAGCATGGGCGTGTTCGGCCTGTCGGTGCTGGTCGTCGTCATCGTGGGCGGCCTTGACAGTGTGCTCGGCGCGCTCGTGGGCGGCGTGCTCATCGGCCTGGTCGAGGCCCTGGCCGGGGCGTATCTGGGCGGCGAATACAAGCTGCTGGCGACCTTTGTGGTGCTGGTGGCCATCCTCATGCTGCGCCCCTACGGCCTGTACGGCACGCGCGAAATCGAAAGACTATGA
- a CDS encoding ABC transporter ATP-binding protein, producing the protein METDHAAPSAPPLLQVDGVTLAFGGVRALSGVSFGVQPGSITAVIGPNGAGKTSLFNTISGFYRPTEGRIRFRGQDITRLHAPQRARMGLGRSFQNIALFRGMTVLDNIKLGRHAHLKTNVFDALLYLGRARREEAELRRDIEERIIDFLEIDHIRHAPVSALSYGLQKRVEMARALAMQPEVLMLDEPVAGMNREETEDMARFILDVRAEWGVTVLMVEHDMGMVMDLSDHVVVLNFGQVIAQGVPAVVQADPEVGRAYLGSGNVDELRARLQAAARPRPGAAVAAPVHTTTAAAGAA; encoded by the coding sequence ATGGAGACAGATCACGCAGCGCCCAGCGCCCCGCCCCTGCTGCAGGTCGACGGGGTCACGCTCGCCTTTGGCGGCGTGCGCGCGCTCTCGGGCGTGAGCTTTGGCGTGCAGCCGGGCTCGATCACCGCCGTCATTGGCCCCAATGGCGCGGGCAAGACCTCGCTGTTCAACACCATCTCGGGCTTTTACCGCCCCACCGAGGGCCGCATCCGCTTCCGTGGCCAGGACATCACGCGCCTGCACGCGCCGCAGCGCGCGCGCATGGGTCTGGGGCGCAGCTTTCAGAACATTGCGCTGTTTCGCGGCATGACGGTGCTCGACAACATCAAGCTCGGGCGCCACGCGCACCTCAAGACGAATGTGTTCGACGCGCTCCTCTATCTGGGCCGCGCGCGCCGCGAGGAGGCCGAGCTCCGCCGCGACATCGAGGAGCGCATCATCGACTTCCTCGAGATCGACCACATCCGCCACGCCCCCGTCTCGGCCCTGTCCTACGGCCTGCAAAAGCGCGTGGAGATGGCGCGCGCCCTGGCCATGCAGCCCGAGGTGCTGATGCTCGACGAGCCCGTGGCCGGCATGAACCGCGAGGAGACCGAGGACATGGCGCGCTTCATCCTCGACGTGCGCGCCGAATGGGGCGTGACGGTACTCATGGTGGAGCACGACATGGGCATGGTGATGGACCTGTCGGACCATGTGGTGGTGCTGAACTTCGGCCAGGTCATCGCCCAGGGCGTGCCCGCCGTGGTGCAGGCCGACCCCGAGGTGGGCCGCGCCTACCTGGGTTCGGGCAATGTCGACGAGCTGCGCGCGCGGCTGCAGGCCGCCGCCCGGCCCCGCCCCGGTGCGGCCGTCGCCGCACCCGTCCACACCACGACCGCCGCCGCAGGAGCCGCATGA